In Candidatus Acidiferrales bacterium, one genomic interval encodes:
- a CDS encoding tetratricopeptide repeat protein, whose protein sequence is LGDLLCTFFVLIALLVEVQAGRGVWPYAPTSSYWLGPIALGGALLSKELALILPALLVALWAVYFGRSDTPASKIGAMSRRLAPYLVVIAAYVAVRMAVLGYFHKLNNQFSATFYEINLFRIRLAGAYLEKLIWPDGLSMYYAFRPTRSLLQPEVLISLVALVGLTVALWHWRRAPIPSGPLAWLGWLWTLLALLPLMNLRALGTHVFADWYLYLPSVGFVLIVAGILDSFPLRFKALPLKWRNGLVGVAVILLLGLFSTATVRQNAHWKDGYSLFSHGVKVSPNSAIHRANYAHQLVLRNRLDEAMAEDREAIRLAPLDFGLSPEAVFAPEADLGWMYMLRGDTQAAEEHLRKATRIQPKNPVGHMRLGYVLEKGGQLAAALDAFGRAQELDPRNPFPHLARGNVFVKLRQDKDAIQEFQQAITLRPGTRAAYEGLIQALERQGRLDEARHWRAKLLELP, encoded by the coding sequence CTGGGCGACCTCCTGTGCACTTTTTTTGTTTTGATCGCCTTGTTGGTGGAGGTTCAGGCAGGTAGGGGGGTATGGCCATATGCCCCTACAAGCTCCTATTGGCTCGGCCCGATCGCCCTTGGGGGAGCGCTGCTATCCAAAGAGCTTGCTCTGATTCTGCCTGCTCTCCTGGTGGCATTGTGGGCTGTTTATTTCGGGCGGAGCGATACGCCGGCGAGCAAAATTGGGGCAATGTCGCGGCGGCTTGCGCCTTACCTCGTCGTCATCGCCGCCTACGTGGCGGTTCGCATGGCGGTTCTGGGCTACTTTCACAAGCTGAACAACCAGTTTTCAGCCACTTTCTACGAAATCAATCTGTTCCGGATCCGGCTGGCGGGTGCCTATCTTGAGAAGTTGATCTGGCCGGACGGGCTTTCCATGTACTACGCCTTCCGACCGACTCGCTCATTGTTGCAGCCGGAAGTGTTGATCTCGCTCGTGGCCCTTGTGGGTTTGACGGTCGCCCTGTGGCACTGGCGAAGAGCCCCGATCCCATCGGGGCCGCTGGCCTGGTTGGGCTGGCTCTGGACGCTGCTGGCGCTTCTGCCGCTGATGAACCTGCGCGCGCTTGGCACTCACGTTTTTGCTGATTGGTATCTTTACTTGCCGTCAGTGGGCTTTGTCCTGATCGTCGCGGGAATACTGGATAGCTTTCCGCTTCGTTTCAAAGCGCTGCCGCTCAAGTGGCGCAATGGCCTGGTGGGCGTGGCGGTCATTCTACTGCTGGGCCTCTTCTCGACAGCTACGGTCCGGCAGAACGCCCACTGGAAGGACGGCTACTCCTTGTTTTCTCACGGAGTGAAGGTGAGTCCAAACTCCGCCATCCACCGGGCCAACTACGCGCACCAGTTGGTCTTGCGGAATCGTTTGGACGAAGCGATGGCAGAGGATCGGGAAGCGATTCGATTGGCGCCGCTCGACTTCGGCCTCTCGCCCGAAGCCGTTTTTGCGCCGGAGGCGGATTTGGGATGGATGTATATGCTCCGGGGAGATACCCAAGCGGCTGAAGAGCATCTCCGGAAGGCCACTCGCATTCAGCCGAAGAACCCGGTGGGACATATGCGGTTGGGATACGTCCTGGAGAAGGGGGGCCAGTTGGCCGCCGCCCTCGATGCGTTTGGGCGGGCGCAGGAGCTCGATCCCCGCAATCCCTTTCCCCACCTTGCTCGCGGCAACGTCTTTGTAAAACTCAGACAAGACAAAGACGCGATCCAGGAATTCCAGCAGGCCATCACTCTTCGTCCCGGCACGCGTGCCGCCTATGAAGGCCTCATTCAGGCACTCGAGCGGCAGGGGCGCCTGGATGAAGCGCGTCATTGGCGGGCGAAACTTCTCGAGCTGCCATAG
- a CDS encoding outer membrane lipoprotein carrier protein LolA, whose protein sequence is MVKQVERHYRPVKTLRAEFIQRWSDSPASVRLESGIVSLRRPREMRWEYREPESKLFVSDGRTVYFYVPADRTVRRSLLRESADWRAPLAWLAGNVRLGRIFSKIEWAASPPPGGGPPRRALRGLPRSPDDGYAEAILEFNDGYQLTRLLIRDAVGREVEFRFGKWEENLPLPVQEFRFRVPPGVAVMDEADLVTARE, encoded by the coding sequence GTGGTGAAGCAGGTTGAGCGGCACTACCGGCCCGTCAAGACCTTGCGGGCGGAATTCATCCAGAGATGGAGCGATTCTCCGGCGAGTGTCCGCCTTGAATCGGGGATCGTGAGCCTACGGCGGCCCCGCGAGATGCGCTGGGAATATCGCGAGCCGGAGAGCAAACTTTTTGTCTCGGATGGCCGAACGGTTTATTTCTACGTGCCCGCTGACCGAACCGTTCGTCGCAGCCTATTGCGGGAGAGCGCCGATTGGCGCGCGCCGCTCGCCTGGCTTGCGGGCAACGTGCGGCTCGGGAGAATCTTCTCCAAAATCGAATGGGCGGCTTCGCCACCGCCCGGTGGGGGCCCGCCGCGGCGGGCGCTTCGTGGTCTGCCCCGTTCGCCGGATGACGGCTATGCGGAAGCGATCCTGGAATTCAATGATGGTTATCAGCTCACCCGATTGCTGATTCGAGACGCGGTCGGACGCGAAGTCGAATTTCGCTTCGGCAAGTGGGAAGAGAATTTGCCCCTTCCGGTGCAGGAATTTCGCTTTAGGGTTCCTCCCGGGGTTGCCGTGATGGATGAGGCGGACCTTGTCACGGCGCGGGAGTAG